One part of the bacterium genome encodes these proteins:
- the trxB gene encoding thioredoxin-disulfide reductase yields MNIAKDTSVFIYDVIIIGAGPSGLTAAIYASRAKLKTLLLGGLSVSSQALVTDKIENYPGFPEGINGFDLIDKFKKQAKLFGAEFAAEDVNNIHVSKQQNINNIWQVDVRDKTYNSLSVIIASGARFKILGIEGEKRLLGKGVSYCAVCDGAFFKDKDVVVVGGGDAAAEEALFLTRFAKKITIVHRRDRLRAAKILQERIFLNKKISIVWNSVINEILGETKVRGVSLTDLKTKKETDISCDGVFIFVGLVPNTNFVKDIIKLDENGYVIADSKMRASRDGIFACGDCRQTILRQVVTACGDGAFAAFSAQQYVEDLKGTSYK; encoded by the coding sequence ATGAATATAGCGAAAGATACTTCTGTATTTATATATGATGTAATTATTATAGGAGCTGGGCCGTCTGGTCTGACAGCAGCAATATATGCTTCAAGAGCAAAGTTAAAAACTCTATTGCTTGGGGGTCTTTCTGTGTCCAGTCAAGCTCTTGTGACTGATAAAATAGAAAATTATCCTGGATTTCCCGAAGGAATCAACGGATTTGATCTGATAGATAAGTTTAAAAAGCAGGCAAAACTCTTTGGCGCAGAATTCGCGGCAGAAGATGTGAATAATATCCACGTCTCTAAACAACAGAATATTAATAATATCTGGCAGGTTGATGTAAGGGACAAAACATATAATTCACTATCAGTGATTATCGCTTCCGGTGCCCGGTTCAAAATATTGGGAATAGAGGGAGAGAAGAGGTTGCTTGGAAAGGGAGTGTCCTATTGCGCTGTGTGTGATGGAGCATTCTTCAAAGACAAGGATGTTGTTGTTGTCGGAGGAGGTGATGCGGCAGCAGAAGAAGCATTATTCTTAACCAGATTTGCCAAAAAAATTACCATTGTACACAGAAGAGATAGATTAAGAGCGGCAAAAATTCTGCAAGAAAGGATATTTTTAAATAAGAAGATAAGCATAGTCTGGAATTCAGTCATAAATGAGATTCTAGGCGAGACTAAGGTTCGGGGAGTTAGCCTAACAGATCTCAAAACAAAGAAAGAGACAGATATTTCTTGCGATGGTGTGTTTATCTTTGTTGGACTTGTACCAAATACAAATTTTGTCAAAGACATAATTAAGCTAGATGAAAATGGGTATGTTATTGCTGATAGCAAGATGAGAGCGTCACGCGATGGAATATTTGCGTGTGGCGATTGCCGGCAAACTATCTTGCGGCAAGTAGTAACTGCCTGTGGAGATGGCGCATTTGCCGCGTTTTCAGCCCAGCAGTACGTGGAGGACTTGAAAGGGACTTCATACAAATGA
- a CDS encoding DUF4445 domain-containing protein, whose protein sequence is MSSIKATFKPGNRSVYVLSNTSILEAAGRTGIVITSPCGGQGTCGKCRVHIIEGNVPPTSTEEKMLSKEDISSGVRLACQSKITSNCIIDIPQTSMESAQQILTKGIQSKKEIKPSVWKKYVELQKPTLASPQANLNLIREAANTDFHADIYVIRNLSAILNESDYKVTCVFSDGELISVEKGDTTGTDYGVAFDIGTTTLVGTLLDLNTGEELALVSRTNPQVIYGDDVISRINFTITDKDGLDKLFYKISREMQNMILHLSNEAGINIHNIYKVAIAGNSTMQHICLRVAPKSLAKIPFNLVIREPVEVKAKKIGIDINPDALVYVLPSIAGFVGGDTVACILATQLHTKKALKLIIDIGTNGEIVLGNNKKIIAASTAAGPAFEGARISQGMRATIGAIEKVIINEDVEYNVIGNVAPFGICGTGLIDGVAELLKAGVIDETGRIVSQIEYRGNENIRRRIIETEKGNDFLLVDGHAARSKRPIFISQKDVRELQLAKAAIAAGIKILQKELNVTDKDISEIYLAGAFGNFIRRTNAKRIGLIPNIPSEKIAFVGNASSSGAKLVLLSYDMEKEAEHISTQTHYIELSARSDFNENFMNEMVFPLSVKRRGKEMS, encoded by the coding sequence ATGAGTTCAATAAAAGCTACTTTCAAACCAGGAAATCGTTCGGTTTATGTGCTGTCCAATACTTCAATACTGGAAGCTGCGGGCAGAACGGGTATTGTTATTACTTCTCCATGTGGAGGGCAGGGAACATGTGGAAAATGCAGGGTTCATATTATTGAAGGTAATGTTCCTCCAACCTCTACAGAAGAAAAAATGTTATCTAAAGAAGATATATCAAGCGGCGTGAGGCTTGCATGTCAGAGTAAAATAACGTCAAACTGTATTATAGATATTCCTCAGACTTCCATGGAATCCGCTCAGCAGATTCTTACAAAAGGTATACAGAGCAAGAAAGAAATTAAGCCAAGCGTTTGGAAAAAATACGTAGAGCTGCAAAAGCCAACGCTTGCCAGTCCACAAGCCAATCTCAATCTAATAAGAGAAGCCGCCAATACAGATTTTCATGCAGATATATATGTCATTCGCAACCTTTCAGCAATCTTGAATGAGTCAGATTATAAGGTTACTTGTGTCTTTTCTGATGGAGAATTAATAAGCGTTGAAAAAGGAGACACAACAGGAACGGATTATGGAGTGGCATTTGATATTGGGACAACAACACTTGTAGGTACACTTCTTGACCTCAATACAGGAGAGGAACTTGCGCTTGTCTCAAGAACAAATCCACAGGTAATTTATGGAGATGATGTTATCTCCCGGATAAACTTTACAATAACAGATAAGGACGGCTTGGATAAGCTTTTTTACAAAATAAGCAGAGAAATGCAGAATATGATTCTGCATTTATCAAATGAGGCAGGAATAAATATTCACAACATATACAAGGTTGCAATTGCAGGTAATTCTACAATGCAGCACATCTGTCTAAGGGTTGCACCAAAAAGTCTTGCTAAAATTCCGTTTAATCTAGTGATTAGGGAACCTGTAGAAGTTAAAGCAAAGAAAATAGGCATTGATATAAACCCAGATGCTCTTGTATATGTTTTGCCCAGCATTGCAGGTTTTGTTGGAGGAGACACAGTTGCGTGCATACTGGCAACACAATTACACACAAAAAAAGCCCTTAAATTAATTATAGATATAGGTACAAATGGAGAAATAGTACTTGGTAATAATAAGAAAATAATTGCTGCTTCTACAGCTGCAGGTCCGGCATTTGAAGGAGCGCGCATATCTCAGGGGATGAGAGCAACTATTGGAGCGATAGAAAAGGTAATTATCAATGAGGACGTTGAATACAATGTTATTGGAAATGTAGCGCCGTTTGGAATATGCGGTACAGGTCTAATTGACGGAGTGGCAGAATTATTAAAGGCAGGAGTAATTGATGAGACTGGCAGGATAGTTTCTCAAATCGAATACAGAGGGAATGAGAATATCCGAAGACGAATCATAGAGACTGAAAAAGGGAATGACTTCTTGCTTGTTGACGGACATGCTGCCAGAAGCAAGCGCCCTATTTTTATCTCACAAAAAGATGTGCGTGAACTTCAACTCGCAAAGGCAGCTATTGCAGCAGGAATAAAAATACTGCAGAAGGAATTGAATGTTACAGATAAAGATATCTCTGAAATATATCTTGCAGGAGCATTCGGTAATTTTATTCGCCGCACAAATGCAAAGAGAATAGGTTTAATCCCAAACATTCCTTCAGAGAAGATTGCTTTTGTTGGAAATGCGTCATCTTCCGGAGCAAAACTTGTTCTATTATCCTATGATATGGAAAAAGAAGCGGAACATATTTCTACACAAACTCATTATATAGAGCTGTCTGCCAGAAGCGATTTTAATGAAAACTTTATGAACGAGATGGTGTTTCCCTTATCTGTCAAGAGAAGGGGAAAGGAGATGAGTTAA
- the trxA gene encoding thioredoxin: MEIKVNDTNFKQEVLESDIPVLVDFWAEWCGPCRMIAPAVEEIAEEYDGKLKVCKVNVDEAPGTSSEYGIMSIPTLAIFKDGAIADKVIGVVSKTELVSKITPYV; encoded by the coding sequence GTGGAAATCAAAGTAAATGATACAAATTTTAAGCAGGAGGTATTAGAATCAGATATTCCTGTCCTTGTGGATTTTTGGGCAGAGTGGTGCGGCCCATGCCGTATGATTGCTCCGGCAGTTGAGGAGATAGCTGAAGAGTATGATGGTAAGCTAAAAGTCTGCAAAGTAAATGTTGATGAAGCTCCGGGAACATCTTCAGAATACGGCATTATGAGCATACCTACTTTAGCTATTTTTAAAGACGGTGCTATAGCGGACAAAGTTATAGGAGTAGTTTCCAAGACAGAACTTGTTTCTAAAATTACGCCTTATGTTTAA
- a CDS encoding radical SAM protein, protein MFNTYIFGPVPSRRLGFSLGVDLVPFKVCSLDCVYCQLGKTTCKTVARKEYVSCDKILPELEKVLINSKNIDYITLSGSGEPTLNSKTGEIIRKIKEMTTIPVAVITNATLLGDDALKKDLLPADLVVPSLDGATQDVFEKVNRPCASLKIENTIRGMIDFKKIYKGKMWLEIMLVKGINETEAELNALKAAVEQIKPDKIQLNTPVRPPSEEWVKALSASRLIKIKNFFGNKCEIIAKFARKRHKAYLKDVEDEILTLINRRPVTSKDISSSLGLHINEVIKYAEDLEKQKKISSKIYQGKRYFQK, encoded by the coding sequence ATGTTTAATACTTATATTTTTGGACCTGTCCCCTCAAGAAGATTGGGTTTTTCCCTGGGAGTAGATCTGGTTCCTTTCAAGGTATGCAGTCTCGATTGTGTCTATTGCCAGCTTGGGAAAACAACATGCAAGACGGTTGCAAGAAAAGAATATGTATCCTGTGATAAGATCCTGCCTGAATTAGAAAAAGTATTAATAAATTCAAAAAACATTGATTATATTACTTTATCTGGCAGTGGGGAGCCTACACTCAACTCAAAGACGGGCGAAATTATAAGAAAAATAAAAGAGATGACAACTATCCCTGTAGCAGTTATTACTAATGCTACACTGCTTGGTGATGATGCATTAAAAAAAGACTTGTTGCCTGCGGATTTAGTGGTGCCCTCTCTTGATGGAGCAACACAAGATGTATTTGAGAAAGTAAATAGACCCTGTGCATCTTTAAAAATAGAAAACACAATCAGAGGAATGATTGATTTTAAGAAAATATATAAAGGTAAAATGTGGCTTGAGATAATGCTTGTTAAAGGAATAAACGAAACTGAGGCTGAACTAAATGCCTTAAAGGCAGCAGTAGAGCAAATTAAGCCTGATAAAATCCAGCTAAATACTCCTGTTCGTCCTCCATCTGAAGAATGGGTAAAGGCATTAAGTGCTTCAAGACTTATCAAAATAAAGAATTTTTTTGGAAATAAGTGTGAGATTATCGCCAAGTTTGCGAGAAAGAGACATAAGGCATATCTCAAGGATGTAGAGGATGAAATTCTTACTCTGATCAATCGTCGTCCTGTAACGTCTAAGGATATATCGTCTTCCTTGGGTTTGCACATTAATGAGGTTATAAAATATGCAGAGGATTTGGAAAAGCAGAAAAAAATAAGCTCAAAAATCTATCAAGGGAAGAGATATTTTCAAAAATGA
- a CDS encoding anaerobic ribonucleoside-triphosphate reductase activating protein, with the protein MNLVIKGFIQTSLLDWDGKIVSTLYTPHCNFRCPYCQNAGLIITPQKLETISFRVIKEYLLKNNRWIDGICLTGGEPCMYKDLPKFIQKIRELDVMVKLDTNGGFPDMLAEVIKRKLVNYIAMDIKAALDFTSYSKSTGIKNPLILEKVKDSIRLIMESDIDYEFRTTVVPTLHKEGDILRIAEFIKGAKKYAMQNFSVQGEILDPKFKKVKPYPIEKLNKIQKLVSPYVEECVVRGS; encoded by the coding sequence ATGAATCTGGTAATAAAGGGATTTATTCAAACCTCGCTTCTTGACTGGGATGGGAAAATCGTCTCTACGCTTTACACGCCACACTGCAATTTTCGATGTCCTTACTGTCAAAATGCAGGGCTTATTATCACCCCCCAAAAGTTAGAAACCATTTCTTTTAGAGTAATTAAGGAGTATTTGCTTAAAAACAATAGATGGATTGATGGAATATGTTTAACAGGCGGCGAGCCATGTATGTATAAAGATTTGCCAAAATTTATTCAAAAAATACGAGAACTTGATGTGATGGTAAAGCTTGACACTAATGGGGGATTCCCCGATATGCTCGCAGAGGTAATTAAGAGGAAATTAGTTAATTACATAGCTATGGATATAAAGGCGGCTCTGGATTTCACGTCATATTCCAAATCTACTGGTATCAAGAATCCCTTGATTTTGGAGAAAGTTAAGGATAGTATTAGATTAATAATGGAATCTGATATTGATTATGAGTTCAGGACTACTGTAGTGCCAACTTTACATAAAGAAGGAGATATATTGAGAATAGCTGAATTTATTAAAGGTGCAAAAAAATATGCTATGCAGAACTTTTCAGTCCAAGGTGAGATACTAGACCCAAAATTTAAGAAAGTTAAGCCCTATCCAATAGAAAAACTGAATAAGATCCAGAAACTGGTTTCTCCTTATGTAGAGGAGTGTGTGGTAAGAGGAAGTTAA
- the coaD gene encoding pantetheine-phosphate adenylyltransferase — protein MNKIAVYPGTFDPITHGHIDLIKRGIKTFDKLIVAVAHNPDKNPLFTVSERVDMLREITKDMKNVEVDDFGGLLIDYVRIKGANVVLRGIRAFSDFEYEFQMALINRKLSPETETIFMMPNESFSYVSSKIIKQIASMNGDISKFVPEVVKEYLKKKLNF, from the coding sequence ATGAATAAAATAGCAGTATATCCAGGCACTTTTGATCCCATAACTCACGGACATATTGACCTTATCAAAAGAGGCATTAAAACATTTGATAAATTAATTGTTGCAGTTGCGCATAATCCTGACAAAAATCCCCTTTTTACAGTTTCTGAAAGAGTGGACATGTTAAGGGAGATCACAAAAGATATGAAAAATGTGGAAGTTGATGATTTTGGAGGGCTTCTTATTGATTATGTGCGCATTAAAGGGGCAAATGTTGTTTTAAGAGGCATTCGTGCCTTTTCTGATTTTGAGTATGAATTTCAAATGGCTTTGATTAATCGAAAACTATCTCCGGAAACAGAGACAATATTTATGATGCCAAATGAGTCCTTCTCCTATGTTAGTTCCAAGATAATAAAGCAAATTGCATCCATGAACGGAGATATCTCCAAATTTGTTCCAGAAGTTGTAAAAGAATATCTGAAGAAGAAATTAAATTTTTAA
- a CDS encoding YihY family inner membrane protein, protein MSIIKRITNFILKDLWERELSGLSYLKKWAYNILKMGYMVARGFITDKCQLRAFGLTYVTLLAIIPFLAFIFSISKAFGAFDAVKSIVLEKAAVTQEIVTKIIDLASKTSLKTLGIVGLVFLIWTLIIVLGTIERSFNDIWGIKKSRNIFRKFTDYLSVILICPILALCTTGVNAFLSNSSLVNKILGMEFIGVLMHQLLRMTPYLSMWLVFTFIYMFMPNTKVKFSSALTAGIIGGTLWQFAQWGHIHFQIGVSRYSAIYGTFASIPVFLIWLYISWLIVLFGAEISFAHQNVRTYTREGKSLSISPKCKELLGLRIMISIASNFYKAKQPLTAAQLSKKFDVSIRLVNQILFQLTEGGLINEVSGKESSYQPSFSIEAAITAGKVLDVFREYGENIPKITEDNITKYLKDILSDARKAETEILDKLTLKDIIKRLPSNGLKI, encoded by the coding sequence ATGAGCATAATAAAAAGAATAACAAACTTTATTTTAAAGGATCTGTGGGAGAGGGAGCTCTCAGGCCTGTCCTATCTTAAAAAATGGGCATATAATATTCTAAAAATGGGATATATGGTTGCAAGAGGATTTATTACAGATAAATGTCAGCTCAGGGCTTTTGGACTAACTTATGTAACGCTTCTGGCTATAATCCCTTTTTTAGCCTTCATCTTTTCTATATCAAAAGCCTTTGGCGCATTTGATGCAGTGAAAAGCATAGTGCTTGAGAAGGCTGCAGTAACACAAGAGATTGTAACGAAAATTATTGATCTTGCCAGTAAAACTAGTCTAAAAACTCTGGGTATAGTAGGACTCGTCTTTTTAATATGGACATTAATTATTGTGTTGGGGACCATTGAGAGATCCTTTAACGATATCTGGGGAATTAAAAAATCCAGAAATATATTCAGAAAATTTACTGACTATCTGAGCGTAATTTTAATCTGTCCGATTCTCGCGCTTTGTACAACAGGCGTAAATGCCTTTCTATCAAATAGTAGTCTGGTCAACAAAATACTTGGTATGGAATTCATCGGAGTTCTCATGCATCAACTGTTAAGAATGACTCCATATTTATCTATGTGGCTTGTGTTCACTTTTATCTACATGTTTATGCCTAATACAAAAGTGAAATTCTCGTCTGCCTTAACAGCAGGGATTATTGGAGGAACTTTGTGGCAGTTTGCTCAATGGGGACACATTCACTTTCAGATAGGTGTTTCAAGGTATAGCGCAATCTATGGGACATTTGCTTCTATTCCGGTTTTTCTTATCTGGCTTTACATTAGCTGGCTAATAGTCCTATTTGGTGCAGAAATATCCTTTGCGCATCAAAATGTGAGAACATACACAAGAGAAGGAAAATCCTTATCTATAAGCCCAAAATGCAAAGAACTTCTTGGATTAAGAATTATGATAAGTATAGCCAGTAATTTTTATAAAGCGAAACAACCACTAACAGCTGCTCAACTCTCTAAAAAGTTTGATGTATCAATAAGACTTGTAAATCAGATCCTTTTCCAGCTTACAGAAGGCGGATTGATTAACGAGGTTAGTGGCAAAGAGTCTTCATATCAACCCTCATTCTCTATAGAAGCAGCAATTACTGCCGGAAAAGTTTTGGATGTATTTAGGGAATATGGAGAAAACATACCTAAAATTACAGAGGATAACATCACTAAATATCTAAAAGATATTCTTTCTGATGCAAGGAAAGCTGAAACAGAGATTCTTGATAAGTTAACCCTGAAAGATATTATAAAACGCCTGCCCAGCAATGGGTTAAAAATTTAA
- a CDS encoding AraC family transcriptional regulator yields MNPLYPMKKEKELVARIKLGDSTGAKTILNKLVGEILFANAEKGDVRKARILELIVVISRAAVEAGANMEKLLGLNYTYIGELSEINEEEALYKWMIKVFSSFMEEVSRSSNKKNMAIVERAMKCMRTNYNKSLTLSKIAKAAYVNTYYLSHLFKKELGMTVVDYLTKVRIEEAKRLLQNDKMSIIEIALEVGYEDQSYFSKVFKRNEHTTPMVYRKRNLI; encoded by the coding sequence ATGAATCCTCTTTATCCTATGAAGAAGGAAAAGGAATTAGTCGCCAGGATTAAACTTGGTGATAGCACTGGAGCAAAAACCATTCTTAATAAACTAGTTGGAGAGATACTTTTTGCAAATGCAGAAAAAGGAGATGTGCGTAAAGCACGAATTCTGGAGCTTATTGTTGTAATTTCAAGAGCCGCAGTTGAAGCTGGAGCTAATATGGAGAAGTTATTGGGGCTTAATTATACGTATATAGGTGAATTATCTGAAATAAATGAAGAAGAAGCATTGTATAAATGGATGATAAAAGTGTTCTCTTCTTTTATGGAGGAAGTGTCCAGATCAAGCAATAAAAAGAATATGGCGATTGTAGAACGCGCAATGAAATGCATGAGAACTAATTATAACAAGAGTCTAACATTAAGTAAGATAGCGAAGGCTGCATATGTCAATACCTATTATCTGAGCCATCTTTTTAAGAAAGAGCTAGGCATGACTGTTGTTGACTATCTTACTAAGGTTAGGATTGAAGAGGCAAAGAGACTTTTGCAGAATGATAAAATGAGTATTATTGAAATTGCATTAGAAGTTGGATATGAAGACCAGAGTTATTTTAGTAAGGTATTCAAGAGGAATGAGCATACAACTCCAATGGTCTATCGCAAAAGAAATCTGATATAA
- a CDS encoding corrinoid protein yields MADLQAIADSLIKGQAQAVSDLVKKAVDEGVGPEEILTKGLIAGMNIIGARFKKNEVYVPEVLIAARAMHAGMKILEPLLAEAGVKPLGKIAVGTVKGDLHDIGKNLVVMMLKGAGFNVEDLGVDCDAQKFIDSAKGGAQIIAMSALLTTTMPSMKTVIDTLKSAGVNVKTMIGGAPITQGYADEIKADGYAPDAASAVDTAKELIAAIS; encoded by the coding sequence ATGGCGGATTTACAGGCAATAGCAGACAGCTTAATTAAAGGACAGGCGCAAGCGGTTTCAGATTTGGTTAAGAAGGCTGTGGATGAAGGTGTTGGTCCTGAAGAAATTCTAACTAAAGGACTCATTGCAGGTATGAATATAATAGGAGCAAGATTTAAGAAGAACGAGGTCTATGTTCCTGAGGTTCTTATAGCCGCAAGAGCAATGCATGCAGGAATGAAGATTTTGGAACCATTGCTTGCTGAGGCTGGAGTAAAGCCCCTTGGTAAGATAGCAGTAGGAACTGTTAAAGGCGACCTTCACGATATTGGCAAGAATCTGGTAGTTATGATGCTTAAAGGAGCAGGGTTCAATGTGGAAGACCTTGGTGTTGATTGCGATGCTCAGAAATTTATTGATTCTGCAAAGGGTGGAGCACAGATAATAGCTATGTCAGCACTACTAACAACAACAATGCCTTCAATGAAGACTGTGATAGATACTCTGAAATCCGCAGGAGTTAATGTTAAAACAATGATTGGGGGAGCACCTATTACACAGGGATATGCTGATGAGATTAAGGCAGACGGCTACGCTCCGGATGCTGCCTCAGCAGTTGATACGGCAAAGGAGCTTATAGCAGCGATTAGCTAG
- a CDS encoding YggU family protein → MKLINIRVIPNAKKNNVSEDQGKLKVHISAPAIDGKANKALIKVLAEHFKIKKNHIRIIKGAKSREKAVEILSS, encoded by the coding sequence ATGAAACTGATAAATATAAGAGTAATTCCAAATGCTAAAAAAAATAATGTTTCTGAAGATCAGGGAAAGCTTAAGGTGCACATAAGCGCTCCGGCCATAGACGGCAAGGCAAATAAAGCTCTGATTAAAGTGCTAGCGGAACATTTTAAAATAAAGAAAAACCACATCAGAATAATCAAAGGTGCAAAATCAAGAGAAAAGGCTGTTGAAATACTTTCTAGCTAA
- the typA gene encoding translational GTPase TypA: MEIRNIAIIAHVDHGKTTLVDFLLKAGGAFNAHETVDERVMDSNDQEKERGITIYAKNAAIHYKGTKINIVDTPGHADFGSEVERVLRTVDATVLLVDACEGPMPQTKFVLSKSLGLGLPVLVVINKIDRPAARPDKVVDLTFDLFGRLGASDEQMDFPYMYTIARKGIAIRNLKDEHKDITPLLDFILENVPAAKADTEKDFRMQPATLAYDNFLGRIAVGRVYEGKVTSGQMVTVLNSDGESRSARLTKLFTFQGLKKVEVSEVEAGDIVAIAGISDIYVGETITNNPDVEPLPAIRVDPPALAMDFMVNTSPFAGREGKILTSRNIRERLLKELETNVGLSVEMTNNTDTFKVYGRGEMHLSVLIESMRREGFELQVSQPQVVLQEIDGVSSEPIESVVVNVPKNMAGKIIEILSSRKGMMKNMSNETGNTIMEFEIPTRGLLGFRSTFVTLTRGEGTLYHSFSHFAPHCGKIEKRKVGSMVSGATGTATAYALWNLQERGPIFIHPVTEVYEGMIIGEHNQGTDLAVNPVKGKSLTNVRASGADDAINLTPPVEVELEKALEYIQDDEYVEVTPKNIRLRKKYLTENDRRRHRRASASRKKIK; encoded by the coding sequence ATGGAAATTCGAAATATTGCTATTATCGCCCATGTTGATCATGGAAAAACAACTTTAGTAGATTTTTTACTGAAGGCAGGAGGCGCGTTTAACGCTCATGAAACGGTTGATGAGCGCGTGATGGACAGTAATGATCAGGAAAAGGAGCGTGGAATTACGATTTATGCCAAAAATGCAGCAATTCATTATAAAGGGACGAAGATTAACATTGTGGACACACCAGGTCATGCTGATTTTGGTTCAGAGGTAGAACGTGTTTTGCGGACAGTGGATGCGACCGTTCTTTTGGTGGATGCCTGTGAGGGACCTATGCCACAGACTAAGTTTGTTCTTTCTAAGTCATTAGGTCTTGGTTTACCTGTTCTTGTTGTGATAAATAAAATCGATAGGCCCGCTGCAAGGCCGGACAAGGTGGTTGATTTAACCTTTGATTTATTTGGCAGACTTGGGGCGTCTGATGAACAAATGGATTTTCCTTATATGTATACAATTGCCCGTAAGGGAATTGCTATTCGAAATTTAAAGGACGAACATAAAGATATTACTCCTCTTCTGGATTTTATTCTGGAGAATGTTCCGGCTGCGAAGGCAGATACCGAAAAAGATTTTAGAATGCAGCCAGCCACCTTGGCTTACGATAACTTTTTAGGCAGAATAGCGGTTGGCCGTGTTTATGAGGGTAAGGTTACCTCAGGTCAAATGGTGACTGTACTGAATTCTGATGGCGAAAGTCGTTCAGCACGATTAACTAAGCTTTTTACATTTCAGGGGCTGAAGAAAGTTGAGGTTTCAGAGGTAGAAGCGGGGGACATTGTTGCCATTGCAGGTATTTCAGATATTTATGTAGGGGAAACTATTACAAATAACCCTGATGTTGAGCCGCTTCCTGCTATTCGGGTTGATCCACCTGCGCTTGCAATGGATTTCATGGTTAATACTTCTCCTTTTGCAGGGCGAGAGGGGAAGATATTAACAAGCCGCAATATTCGGGAACGTCTTTTAAAAGAGCTGGAGACCAATGTTGGATTGTCTGTTGAAATGACTAATAATACAGATACGTTCAAGGTTTATGGTCGTGGAGAAATGCACCTTTCGGTTTTAATTGAAAGTATGCGTCGGGAAGGTTTTGAGCTTCAGGTTTCTCAACCACAGGTGGTTTTACAGGAAATTGATGGCGTTTCTTCCGAGCCGATTGAGTCGGTAGTAGTGAATGTACCAAAAAATATGGCTGGAAAAATCATTGAGATATTATCCTCTCGAAAAGGGATGATGAAAAATATGTCGAATGAAACTGGTAATACGATCATGGAATTTGAAATTCCGACACGAGGACTGCTCGGCTTCCGTTCAACCTTTGTTACTTTAACCAGAGGAGAGGGGACTTTATATCACTCTTTTAGTCATTTTGCTCCTCATTGCGGGAAGATTGAAAAGCGTAAAGTTGGATCAATGGTTTCGGGAGCGACCGGGACAGCAACTGCTTATGCATTATGGAACCTTCAGGAGCGCGGACCTATCTTTATTCATCCGGTAACGGAGGTGTACGAAGGTATGATTATTGGAGAGCATAATCAGGGGACTGATTTAGCGGTCAATCCTGTTAAGGGTAAAAGCCTTACGAATGTCCGTGCTTCTGGTGCTGATGATGCAATTAACCTGACTCCACCGGTGGAGGTTGAGCTTGAAAAGGCGCTTGAATACATTCAGGATGATGAATATGTGGAGGTGACTCCTAAGAACATTCGCTTGCGTAAGAAGTATTTAACAGAGAACGACAGAAGACGTCACAGAAGAGCATCCGCATCTCGAAAGAAAATTAAGTAA